The following are encoded in a window of Culicoidibacter larvae genomic DNA:
- a CDS encoding PBECR2 nuclease fold domain-containing protein — MKKTTLLCTIDKKIIDHFSLATDNCEVYIGEDNFSHMETNHPNDFKKYSKDIADIIKYPDYIACNPSKKTSIEFIKQYRINNEYVLVAVRATQSGVFFARTLFVMDPVKVTKYLNSGFMKPARKILK, encoded by the coding sequence TTGAAAAAAACAACTTTATTATGTACAATTGATAAAAAAATTATAGATCACTTTTCTTTAGCAACTGACAATTGCGAAGTATATATTGGCGAAGATAACTTTTCTCATATGGAAACTAACCATCCAAATGATTTTAAGAAATACTCAAAAGATATTGCTGATATCATTAAATATCCTGACTATATTGCTTGTAATCCAAGTAAAAAAACAAGTATCGAGTTCATTAAACAATATCGAATTAACAATGAGTATGTTTTAGTTGCAGTTCGCGCAACTCAGTCCGGGGTATTCTTTGCAAGAACCCTTTTCGTGATGGATCCCGTGAAAGTAACAAAATACTTAAATAGCGGTTTTATGAAACCAGCTAGAAAAATTTTAAAATAA